The Sparus aurata chromosome 14, fSpaAur1.1, whole genome shotgun sequence region TtagcaacattgaaattcaaaatACATTACTACTTCAAATTCTAATGAGTTTCAATAAATTATTGAGTGTATTTCTATCACACCAAAGGAGACAAGTGGAGAGCAGTGAAGAGGAAATGCAGCCCATGGGTGTGGGGGACAAACTACTTAATATTAACCTTGTAAATATGACTTCATTGGAGGTGATGTAGCAACGGAGCAGATCTGCACTGGGCTACATGGACCTTTCATGCTGTCAACAATAGCATAACATTTCACTCTTTGTCGCTACAAGTACTTGTGTCTAATTTTCTACCACAATAAACCTCATGTCCCAAGATCCAACATTACAACACGATACACAAGCAATAGCATAAGCCGTGACGCACGTTACAGGGATACTCTGCTGCTCGTTTGGGGAATAGGCACAACAGCATCACTGATTGTCACTATGACAAGCCAAAAAGCGCAGTATTATCGAGACATGATCTACATCACTTAACGTTACCGTTATGCCAAATCTTAACGCTCAAGtagagtaaaaaaataaatcatgtgttGTGTAGTTGCTTCCCAGTGAGTAtgtcggcgctgcagtcagTCCTGCCGATAGGGGTGTGGAGGGTACAACGTTGCTATTATGTTACCACAACACCCTGGTGCTGTCGCCATTTTCATAGCGCTTTTCTCAGGACGGCGAGACAACCGTGTGGCCAGGGGAGCCTCGCCATGGGAGGAAAATCCCCAAGAATGCATTCAATCGCCTCTTTCATACACTCTACCTTAAGTATCACTCTGTCGGTACAGTCTCTGTGTTGTTACTGTTAGGGTTTTTCGTGAATTCGTCGAAAGCAGCGCCAGTAAGCTAATCGGCTAGCAATTATGGCCAAGCAATGGCCTCTGGAAATGTAGCAGGCTGAGTGTAATGGCATTCGGAGTGTGGGGAGACAACCGAAGCACGAAGCGCcttatatttgacttttttaacCGTGAGGCAGAAAAGCGACAGAAGCAACTTTTAACACAGCGGTGCCTGGAATATCTGTTAAATCTGGGCCGGAAATCAAGGCCAAAAATAACCGTGGAATGTAACGTACAAAGCTAGCAGTAACCCGCGGGGGCTAACGGTATAATGCGTAGTGGATTTAAGTTAGCAAAGCAAGCTAGCACCGACACGAAAGAAGTGGATTAATACTTGGCTCGTCACTGACAGGAAAGAGCGAGAATATCAGCGTTGAGAGATGGCTGCTTGTGGCAAAAGCGACCGCTCACGCATACGGTAATTTGTGTAAGGGTCGGGTAAAACAACCAATTGCGACAGTACAGTTCAGCATGGCGAAGGGCTGCCAATCGAGATGGAGTTACAAATTGTATGACTGGGGCGAGATGCCCAAATGGAACATCCCCTCCCCCACGCTTGCTGCATTTGAACCCAATACACTCTCAATCTAAATTGGGTGATCGTGAAATCTACTTTTTAAGTcctgtttttaaacaaaatagcACCCATCAGCTCCTCGTTTGACATTGGATCTGTTCTCGATTTCATCTCTCTATAAAGGCTCTATAGCCTATGAGATTACTGCGCAATGTAGCCAGGCACTTAGGCTATTTTAACAGCTGGTCTTGCTTTGAGTTGACTGGGACGTAACAGACTGGACATCTTTATATGCCTGTTTACATGCATGTTAAAAAAGCTCATTGTTCTTTGGCTTTGAACGGCGGCATTGTATGAAATTTCGCTGAACGGAAATAATGTCCCGTGCTCTGTGTGAGCAAGATGGGAGCCACCACGACGAATTCAAGTTTGTAACTCATGCTAAATGTACTGTTTTCATGCTGGCTGACAGTGTTGCAAACAATGTATTCAACTAACAGATGATGCCCCAAAAGATCTGGCGCGTTTGCTGACAGCTGCAGTTGCGAGGACCTTAGCTAATGTATAGTAAATTAACTGGTTGGAAATAAAGCGGGTAGCGTGTATTAGGAGGTCAAATTATTTACACTAAAACGGATGAAACCCTGCGCAATATGGCCCGCAGTGTCACTGTGTCAAACTCAACATCGACTGAGTCCCCCTCGGGGTCTAGTTATATGTGCAAATATTAGTATGCCGTTATTTTTTTTAGGACAAGTTCACTGCTGGCAATGCTAACTGTTGTTGACCTAGTCTGTATGCCTTGAGCGAAGACGTTACACGTTAGGCATTAATCTAATTGCAGCGTTTTCGTCTAACGTTACCTATAAAGTTAATGTGTATTTAGTATTGAGGCTTCTTTAACTGTGtggcataataataataatcacggCTACCCGTCAATAATATTTAGCCGATAACTTTGTATGACGTCTCGTTTATCCCACACGATCAACGAAAAGTCAGAGCCCTGTTCGGTCTGAGTCAAGCTAATTTGAGCTAGTAGCATGCGCTAGCTAGTAAGTGGTCTCTTGGCGTTACGATTGCCAACTTGACACTTACATGGTAAACTTACGTCATCTAGTAAGCGGTTTTCAAATTATGATTAATGTGAATCTGAACGACAATGGACTTCACACCTATAGACCCAGAACTAACGGTGTTGGTcagctagctagcaagctaaccaCAGCTGATACTACAACTACGTTAGCCAGCATCAGCATGATGTGCCTAGCCAGCTAACTAAAGCCAACAATAGCCTTCCAGGTCGGATTTGTGCTCACCCTATAACTACCAGTTAATGCAGTTTACTTACCGTTTTATGTCCACTCTGGAGGACCTGAATAGCGAATAAGGGGACCTGGGTAAGACCCCCGTCGCTTTCCACACAGCTTCCACAACCAAAACAATACTTCTGTCCACACACTGCGGATCCCTAGCaaagctttaaaatgtttgtatttaagCGTGTCCTCTAAAGAGTCCTTTCCTGTAGAAAATCCCTTGACTCTTGTCCTATGCGGTGGCACAAAATTGACCACAAATTAATACGAAACCGTTAAAACTGAGCCCTAGTCAACGGCGACTTTTAGAAATTAGATCCCCTCAAACCAGTCTCTTTCCCCTTTGCAAAAATGGCGGCCCTGCCAGGACTGCCGAGACTCCGCCTCCCCCAcgagcccccctccctcccatcACTAAACCCGAGCCCCGCCTCCACATACTGCGGGGCTGTCCTCCCGCTCTCGCAGGGGCGACGTGGCCGCGCTCCATGCGCGCTCCCAGCTGTGATTCTTAAAGTCTCTGCTATTTCTGTCGGCAACGCTCTGGATTTAACTTGTGCTGCACTCTTATGCTTCTCAGATGGACATCTGGTACAAAGAAATAACCTTAggctgtttattattttataagtGAAGATAAGTTTTGATAcaggtgttttctttcttttcttagaATAGATTTCAGACAAATCTTGCAACGTGCACTGCAGCACATAGCCAACAAAACATGGTGTGCATGGTTGCAGTGTTTGTCTGTGCTATCTTCTCAATCATCGTGAAATTGAAGTCAGCTGTGGGAATGTTTTTATCAGGAGGTTTTGTTTAAACTGACTGTTTCCTTTCCTGCTTCCTCTGAGGTGAAAGGGACCATGGCACAGCCTGGTGTTTTGCCTCAGCGTGAACCCACGTTGCCcgtttaaattacatttaaatctcctcaatgttatttatgtgttttattatgtgtttCTCTAGATGATAACCGGACACCCAAACAAGCTCGAGGAGGCCAGTCCAGATGTCAATAAGCCATGCCATACAGTCCATGGGACCCTCACAGAGGTTACAAAAGCAAAATGTGGCTATTTTTGACCAAAATCCTTAATTTTAACACTGGCAGAGCTGAAAAGGAGTACCTAAATCTGCTACTGAGCACAGTAGGAGGCAACTTAGCTGTTATGTAACCCCTTACACAAGAGCAGTGTTTTGTATATTGAACTGATGTCAGGGAGGGATAGCCTATGAAGCACTGACCAATAAGATCAAAACATGGACAAAGGAAACAGAACACAGAGGGCTCCAACCTCACTGAAGATGTCAGAAAGTCACACACATTAAAGCCTACATGTCCCTACAAGTCctgaaatcataaaaacaaaatgccaattCACACAAGGCTTGATGTGCAAACTATCGTTATGAATGTGGGGATTAGGTCCCTCACATTGTTCATGCTTCCACACATTAAGTTAATAATCTCCCTCACTATAACGAGGCCACTCAAGCTttaccatttttaaaaaagctcctGTAAAATATAATTTCTTTTGTGTCAGTTTTATGCCCTGTAATATTCACCTCAGCAGTGGCTACAATTTACAACCACTTTTGGATTTATCTAACAGCCATATAAGCTGAGACATGTTTGACACTGAGAAAATAATTCTAGCAATTTTCCCGACAGCTTTATTGTCGTGTTAAATCGCGATTGTCATCTCCCCAGAAATGTCTGTAGAAATCCCTTTGACATCATATGTTGAGAGAGGATGTTCTCATCGTTTCCATTTATTGACCCTCCCCCACCCCGCAACCGCATCCCCCCGCGCATGCGCACTCGCGGCGGACCGCTGCAACGGCTGGTGTACGGGCAGTCAGGTTGTTTGAAATAAACTTGGGGGAGGACGGAGGTAAAAGTTGGGCCGATCGAGCATCGAGCCGACCTCACCCGCGTCTAAACGGAAATGTTGGAGGATGCagcgattaaaaaaaaggtcactcgatttttctttttccccccgGAGAGGATCACGTTTACCCACGACTGTTCGTCGTGCCCATCGCGTTTTTTCAACCCTGAAGACGATCTGACCTCGTTCATGTAAAGATAAAGGCGCTGGGGGGGAGATTAATTAATTGTCCAAAAAAAAGCATTGATGAAAATTGGTTATTTTTTGAGAAATGGTTGGTTTGCGATGACATCATGCAGCTAGTATTTGTGGGCGGGCTCTGAGCTGTGAGGGGAGAGGGGCGCAACCGGAGAGCAGCTAGGACCAGACGCCATTAGGTAACAATGCAACGTGTGTGCGTTTTATTTATTAAAGCGGCAGCCCCGCGGGTCGAAGCTGGAAATGTCGACACGACAGCGAATCATTTGTCCGTGCGGTTAAAGTCTTAATATTCGCGCAGGACGATAAAGAAACACGTCCTTCCTTCTTTTGAAATTACTTGAACGTTGTCGACTGGGAACAAGATGGCGTCGGGGGTTCTTTTCTCTCGGTGCACGGGACGAGCACTCATGGGCGGCGGCGCCGTGCGCGTTCCCGCCgccatgtttttatttcctgttttcatacCCTGACAAGATGACGTGCGTGTTTTTAATtcacagccacagcagcagacCGAGCTGTGGTCCGTGTCCACATGGTCTTACgtgtttttttgggggtgttgtttttttgtggtcgTCTGACATGTTTTGTCAGCCGAAAACCACAATTTTGCGcaatgtgaataaatgaaacagaaatgattttgAGGTCCGTGTGAATCACGGTTACAGAAGCACttaattttcttctcctttGGCAATTTTCATACTATCATAAAAGTGTTATTTAAGGGGCTGAACCCTTAAATtcagcacaaaaacatttcaggcTCATTATGCCGCGTTTGTTTAGCTTTTGACCCCATCTAGTGGGCCGTATGATAAATCCCTGTCCCCTTTCATTCAGGCtttctgttgattatttgtgtttttcttttatacaaCTGAAAACTAGTTAGAGAAATTGgcatatttatttgtttcacttgattgttgAGTCTGTATATCTAAGTTTTATTTCGCGTTCTGTTAATATTTATGGTtcccaaaaataatttaatttgacttttattcaGGGCTGCCATTGAGGACACTGAGGTAAATtcatagttaattaaacttaagttaatagttatttaacTGTTAACATGCATTTCAATTCTTCAggaataaataaagttatctttttatctataaacattattttaatggCCACTagagttgcaactgatgtttttaacctttacaattgcttaataaatgttcTAAAAACCATTTCACTGATTCTTAAAGGTGAAAGACTTGACTAAATCTAAATAAGAATAAATGTGCCATTTAGTAATGATGGTTATTAGAAAGTGCTACCCGTGCCGGTTGTTTTTAGCAAAGAAATaagtttaatacatttaaatcaaaatctttcatttttaatttatttgatggTGCTGACATTTTCCTAAAAGATAATTCTGTCCTGTCAAAGTGCAGAGAAATGCATACTTTTGCCTTCAAAATGCTTTCTGTGGATGACTGGAGGTCATGACCTTAGTATTTATAATATCCCGCCTACAACCCTGCtttttattgcatatccatgcacatgcaTTATGCACCCATATCCCCCAGTAATTATCAGTAGGGTATTTCtatgtgtgttgtgttctaATGTGACCCTGCACTTCAGTGTAATGACATCGATGTAATGAAATGTACTtgttagtgttttaatttcaaataaatactatataaaaacactttatttgagTGTACTTGTGCATCACTGTTGCTATCGCtttattgtgtgttattttggAGAGGAAACTCAATTcaaaattttaatatttacaatattaatgaggtaataatgtcagaaaatagtgaaacatGTTGGTCCGTGTTTCTCAAAGCCcgaagatgacgtcctcaaatgtcttgttttatccacaacccaaagatattccgCTTGTTGTCATATAACAGTAAAGAGACcagaaaatattaacatttaagCAACTGGGAGGGTACTTGTACATCACTGACACTTCATTGTATGTTTTTGCAAACtgaaggggcactttgtagttttggagaagaaatcatAACTCAGTATAtagatatttacaatattactgAGGTAAACAAATGTGTAgctttccataactgaataaacaagctgttctcggaggaaaacaaggtccccagaacactgtttgaagctagaaaagtggcGGGGTCtgacacatataaacaaagtaagacagtatcaaattgtgtttgtttatttagtcatttagtTTGTTAGGCATGAAAtaacagtcaatgaagatttcTCTTTTCTGATCATAATGTCTTTCCAAAAACGACATCGGCAtcttttttatttggttttaaaCTAAATAAAGCATCCTTAACTCTCAGCAGACTTAGTATGTCTTGTTTAACTGTAGAAATTGCAGGTAAAAACTATAAAATATAGAATTGACTGCCTAACTTAAAGGAGATGTCATATTCAGAGCAGACCAGAAGAGGGcgctgtgttttaaaaatgttgttttcgtTCAGCCAATCAACGCAAAGGAACACCGAAGCTCGTCACTCTCCGTCCAATCGCAGCTGTCGTTATTGGGAGGTCGTTTATTGACAAGGGGAGAAGGTGACTCCTCGGCGAGCAGGGCAGTAGTTCACACAAATCTCACCATATAACCCAAAAGAAGAGGGTTGTTTTGTGGAAAAGCCGCCATGTCTTCTTTTGGAAGGGCGTTGGGAATCCTCCGGGCGGGATCTCGGCTCGTTGGACGCGGTCCACAGAGGATAACGACCAGAAAGTAAGTATCGTCTAACCCGCTAGCATCTTAGCTAGTAGCTATTGCAGCCACTTGCTAACACAACgcttcattaaaacacacactagTCAGTAGAGTATCTTAAATGTTACTCAGTATTCCAAGATATCAGATAGTTACTGCAATTgaattttgatattattttttaattttattgttattgttttaggGCTGGCGGGGGGCCTCACATTGAGCCACAGTACAGGGAATATCCACAGGTAACCAAGAACCAGAAGTTTCAGGCAGAACTACTGAGCAGTGCAATGTGGTTTTGGATCCTCTGGCACTGTTGGCACGACCCTGATGCAGTCCTGGTGAGTGAACATGTTGCATACCATGTCAGGATCCATTTGCGCTGTGTATGACACTGCTAGCACTGCAACAAATAGTTATTTTgtagtgtttcctctacatgcaTTCAGGAGTGGTAGACCCCAAACAACTAGATGAAATGCAATGTTGAACATTATAATGTGGATAACAAAAGAACACAAACAAGGCATAAGGTCTTGTGCCCAGATGTAGCCCTTTAATCATGGCCAAGGAAGAAACTATTACCAATTTAAGAGTTACAGAGGGAGCTCTGATTTCTAATTGTCAATTAATCTGTAGTTGATGTTTTCAATTCATCGataagttgttttgtttataaaatgtcagaaaatgatgaaacgTATGAGTGTTtccccaaagcccaagatgacctTCTCATATGTCTTGTTTTATATCAACAacccaaagatgttcagtttattgtcatataaCCGTAAAGAGACCAggaaataattacatttaagaAACTGGGATCAGAGAATTgttattcttaaaaaaaaaaaggaatacacAGACTCAATGATCATTAGAATAGtatgtattgtttatttattatagcACCTGTCATCGAGCAAGGTCACAGAAAACTTGgcaaataaaatcaatgaaaacattttaccATTTTAACACTACAAACACAAGCAACAACACATCACTAAAATACACAGATTGCAACACTAGAGAGCAGTAGCAGAGTCTAAGGCCAGTTTGAATGAATTAGTTTTCAGTTGCCTCTTAAGTGCATCAACGGAGGTCCCGTAACAGAAGCCCGTGGGAGGCCAACTAATTTAGTAGTTAACACTTAATCAATGaattgctgcagctctgtgagacTCCTGAGAACCTCTGATGGGGTGCAGATCCAAAGCAGGATCCATGATGGAGCCTCAAATAAAGTATTCAAGTATCTCACAGCTGATTATTGATGAGCTCCTGTATGTGTGACAAATGACTCAAGTACACAATACTAAGAAATGAAAAGATATACAGTATTTGCAGGCAAAAAAGTTATACAAGCTGTAGGAAGACTAGAAATTATAACATTTGGGAATTCTTACATGTCTCTAGTGGAGAGTgagtgtatatttttttttctttgtccaaaGCTCAACCCTAATGAATAAGTGAAAAGTTCACCTGTCAGAATGTTTCTGCTGCCAAcgtgagaggagaggaaaagtaGTTTACGTCTGATGACGTCTGTCTGATTGAAATGTTGTTATCCGTGGGAGGTATTTAGCAGCgctttgattattttttaatgaacCACAGCAGGTAGTGTACTTCCTGTTATCAGTCATCACCACAAAATTGCCCTGTGTAcctctgtgctgcagtgaaTAGAATAAGAGTTTAGAAACAATCTGCACTCAAGAATCCTGCTGGTTCAGTGTGGTAAACTATACCTCCATTAGGTAGAAGACTGGAAATGGAAAGTATCTCTACTGACCTATAAAAACATCTATTACTCTTTAT contains the following coding sequences:
- the ndufb2 gene encoding NADH dehydrogenase [ubiquinone] 1 beta subcomplex subunit 2, mitochondrial, translating into MSSFGRALGILRAGSRLVGRGPQRITTRKAGGGPHIEPQYREYPQVTKNQKFQAELLSSAMWFWILWHCWHDPDAVLGHFPWPDASEWTDEELGIPADDEEE